In one Nocardioides sp. NBC_00368 genomic region, the following are encoded:
- a CDS encoding putative T7SS-secreted protein — protein sequence MGIGGWLRDRANDVGEAVEGAIDDGAELLGEGVEQLSHVAEDGLDAIGAESAADWVREHGDQLADQLGADVGEMQLGETEDPKQLVHGDAGKIDEAVSHLTDLAKAFGEVSAGMSSIDTGNWQGQAGDAYESRWSKTPADWARAQAACEKASGALKSFSSTVTWAQDQATEAIRQWKEAETKQKAALDAHNAKVSDYNSAVDRYNSTAASGGDPGAKPIAPGEFVDPGPALFEAAQETLKEARRQRNEAGDQAASTISSATAAAPESPDFVGRMGANATDLAAWGQTQQMHLTGGALKGLAGMARFARSINPTDPYNLLHPAEYTETLSNTAAGLVYATAHPGELASALVGSGWTTDPAEALGRLAPDAIITALTAGGGAAAKGAGALDDLARLGDDASRFADDAARIGDDAADAARRGVPDECKNVCGDPVDVATGAVFLEQTDLHLPGVLPLVVTRKHSSDWTYGLWFGRTWASTFDERIDLDDDGEHVVVVRADATAQVFPRPTPEEPTEPVAGGGTRLSVTEVGGYTLTDLTTGQQRHYLAPVEGRSMLAALTDPTGHRYMIARDPYGAPVEIRHTGGYRVLIDTQGSRITALTVVRDDGTEPVKVAEYVYGLGDTDAGHLVGVINASGHPLRFGYDDIGRLVEWADRNDTVYTYRYDEAGRCVDQAGTDGVMANTFAYSVISPALRETVVTDSAGHSTRFLINERSQVLSVTDPLGGETRSVWDERNRLLSRTDPLGRTTSFSYDADGMLVAVTRPDGLQQTVAYASSGGRPQPTRTVLPDGAEWVFEYDENGNRTAATDPLGATTAFTYDQHGHLAAVSDALGNVRTIETDPAGLPLVITEADGNTTRLERDAFGRVTTITDALAATVTLTWTPDSQLASRTLPDGTTETWTYDGEGNPVEHVDPAGRITRTEFTHFDLPSAVTAPDGTTTRYSYDPELRLRQVTNPQGGTWSYDYDPAGRLVTETDYNGRTLRYDYDRAGQLTRRINGADEIVAYERDQLGNITTQRVGQAATGMTYDPLGRLLRATGPEVELVLQRDRLGRITAEILNGRTVTSSFDQLGRRVARTTPAGVETVWAYEASARPTAITVDGHHIGIDRDLLGRETSRRVGNAALDQTWDALGQLTAQTVTVAPPATAGSALADRLGGAGTAPTVEGGPRFLQQRGYTYAAGGDLISIDDQLTGVRRFELDLANRITSVTGPDWSEAYTYDPMGNITRSMTGNADGERREYAGSLLTRSGRNRYRYDAQGRLVGRTTTRLSHKPETWAYEWDADDRLTGVRTPDGTRWRYLYDILGRRVAKRRLNESGDVTEEILFAWDGTTLVEETTSVGSRSWTHDGLRPIAQLDLADDEVDTRFYSIITDLVGTPTELVTPDGDLAWHARRTLWGAPVRTTAALTPLRFPGQYADPETGLSYNLNRYYDPSTGRYVSQDPLGLEPAPNPTTYVHNPTTVIDPLGLSPCDPDPSNIPHGPAPENAWKVLDRVDEKGSPLAGYKGGRDWGNDGSQDAQILPRTNGSGDPITYKEWDLNPKVKGVPRDGERLVTGSDGSAYYTTDHYKHFIRMR from the coding sequence ATGGGGATCGGAGGCTGGCTGCGTGACCGCGCCAACGACGTCGGCGAGGCGGTCGAAGGCGCGATCGATGATGGCGCCGAGCTTCTCGGCGAGGGTGTCGAGCAGCTCTCCCACGTCGCCGAGGACGGTCTGGACGCGATCGGCGCCGAGTCGGCAGCGGACTGGGTCCGTGAGCACGGAGACCAGCTGGCCGACCAGCTCGGGGCCGATGTCGGCGAGATGCAGCTGGGTGAGACCGAGGATCCCAAGCAGCTCGTCCACGGCGACGCCGGCAAGATCGACGAGGCAGTGTCCCACCTCACCGACCTGGCCAAGGCGTTCGGCGAAGTCTCGGCGGGCATGTCGAGCATCGACACCGGCAACTGGCAGGGCCAGGCCGGCGACGCGTACGAGTCGCGATGGTCGAAGACGCCGGCCGACTGGGCCCGAGCGCAGGCCGCGTGCGAGAAAGCCTCGGGTGCGCTGAAGTCGTTCTCCTCGACGGTGACGTGGGCGCAGGACCAGGCGACGGAGGCCATTCGGCAGTGGAAGGAGGCCGAGACCAAGCAGAAGGCGGCTCTGGATGCCCACAACGCGAAGGTCTCCGACTACAACTCGGCCGTGGACCGCTACAACTCGACGGCGGCCTCAGGTGGCGACCCGGGCGCGAAGCCGATCGCGCCGGGAGAGTTCGTCGATCCGGGTCCGGCCTTGTTCGAGGCCGCGCAGGAGACGCTCAAAGAGGCACGGCGTCAGCGGAACGAGGCCGGCGACCAGGCCGCCTCAACGATCAGCTCGGCGACGGCGGCCGCGCCGGAGTCGCCCGACTTCGTGGGGCGGATGGGCGCGAACGCCACCGACCTGGCCGCATGGGGTCAGACGCAGCAGATGCACCTCACCGGCGGCGCACTCAAGGGCCTGGCTGGAATGGCCCGGTTCGCACGGTCGATCAACCCGACCGATCCCTACAACCTGCTCCACCCGGCGGAGTACACCGAGACCCTGTCCAACACTGCTGCCGGGCTCGTCTACGCCACCGCCCACCCCGGCGAGCTCGCCTCGGCCCTGGTGGGCAGCGGCTGGACCACCGACCCCGCCGAAGCCCTGGGCCGGCTGGCACCGGATGCGATCATCACCGCGCTCACTGCCGGTGGTGGCGCCGCGGCGAAGGGGGCCGGCGCCCTCGACGACCTCGCGCGGTTGGGCGATGACGCGAGCCGGTTCGCCGATGACGCCGCCCGCATCGGCGACGACGCCGCCGATGCCGCTCGACGGGGCGTTCCGGACGAGTGCAAGAACGTGTGTGGTGACCCGGTCGACGTCGCCACCGGCGCGGTGTTCCTCGAGCAGACCGATCTTCATCTCCCGGGTGTGCTCCCTCTCGTGGTGACGCGGAAGCACTCCTCGGACTGGACCTACGGGCTCTGGTTCGGCCGCACCTGGGCCTCCACCTTCGACGAGCGCATCGACCTCGACGACGACGGCGAGCACGTCGTCGTGGTTCGGGCCGACGCGACCGCACAGGTCTTCCCCCGACCCACGCCTGAGGAGCCCACCGAACCTGTCGCGGGCGGCGGGACCCGGTTGAGCGTCACCGAGGTCGGCGGTTACACGCTCACCGATCTGACCACGGGACAACAACGTCACTACCTGGCCCCGGTCGAAGGCCGGTCGATGCTGGCGGCCCTGACCGACCCGACGGGTCACCGCTACATGATCGCGCGCGACCCCTACGGCGCACCGGTCGAGATCCGCCACACCGGCGGCTACCGCGTCCTCATCGACACCCAGGGCTCGCGCATCACCGCGCTCACCGTGGTCCGCGACGACGGCACCGAGCCCGTCAAGGTCGCCGAGTACGTCTACGGGCTCGGCGACACCGATGCCGGGCACCTGGTCGGCGTCATCAACGCGTCCGGTCACCCGCTCAGGTTCGGCTACGACGACATCGGGCGGCTGGTCGAGTGGGCCGACCGCAACGACACCGTCTACACCTACCGCTACGACGAAGCCGGACGCTGTGTCGACCAGGCCGGGACCGACGGTGTCATGGCCAACACCTTCGCCTACAGCGTCATCAGCCCCGCGTTGCGCGAGACCGTCGTCACCGACTCGGCCGGGCACTCGACGCGCTTCCTCATCAACGAACGGTCCCAGGTCCTGTCGGTCACCGACCCCCTGGGTGGTGAGACCCGTTCGGTCTGGGACGAGCGCAACCGGTTGCTGTCCCGAACCGACCCCCTGGGTCGGACGACGTCGTTCTCTTACGACGCCGACGGCATGTTGGTCGCCGTCACCCGGCCCGACGGGCTGCAGCAGACGGTGGCGTACGCCTCCTCCGGTGGCCGCCCGCAGCCGACCCGGACGGTGCTACCGGATGGAGCCGAGTGGGTCTTCGAATATGACGAGAACGGGAACCGCACCGCTGCCACCGACCCGCTCGGTGCGACTACCGCCTTCACCTACGACCAGCATGGGCACCTGGCCGCGGTGAGCGATGCGCTCGGCAACGTACGCACCATCGAGACGGATCCAGCCGGCCTCCCGCTCGTCATCACCGAGGCCGACGGCAACACCACGCGACTCGAGCGCGACGCCTTCGGCCGGGTCACGACCATCACCGATGCGCTCGCGGCAACCGTCACCCTCACCTGGACCCCGGACAGCCAGCTCGCCTCCCGCACGCTGCCCGACGGGACCACCGAGACCTGGACGTACGACGGCGAGGGCAACCCTGTCGAACACGTCGACCCGGCAGGCCGCATCACGCGCACGGAGTTCACCCACTTCGACCTCCCGTCGGCGGTCACCGCACCCGATGGCACCACCACCCGCTACTCGTACGACCCCGAGCTGCGTCTGCGGCAGGTCACCAACCCTCAGGGTGGCACCTGGTCCTACGACTACGACCCGGCCGGCCGGCTGGTCACCGAGACCGACTACAACGGCCGAACCCTGCGTTACGACTACGACCGCGCCGGCCAGCTCACTCGCCGCATCAACGGCGCCGACGAAATCGTCGCCTACGAGCGCGACCAGCTCGGCAACATCACCACCCAACGGGTCGGTCAGGCCGCCACCGGCATGACCTACGACCCGCTCGGACGACTCCTGCGCGCGACCGGCCCAGAAGTTGAGCTCGTCCTCCAACGCGATCGGCTCGGCCGGATCACTGCCGAGATCCTCAACGGCCGCACCGTGACCTCCAGCTTTGACCAGCTGGGCCGCCGCGTCGCCCGAACCACCCCTGCCGGTGTCGAAACCGTCTGGGCCTACGAGGCTTCAGCCCGACCGACCGCGATCACGGTCGACGGCCATCACATCGGCATCGACCGAGACCTCCTCGGCCGCGAGACCAGTCGACGCGTCGGCAACGCCGCGCTCGACCAGACCTGGGACGCCCTCGGCCAGCTCACCGCTCAGACGGTCACCGTCGCTCCCCCGGCCACCGCCGGCAGCGCCCTTGCCGACCGCCTCGGCGGCGCCGGAACGGCGCCGACGGTCGAGGGCGGCCCGCGCTTCTTGCAGCAACGCGGCTACACCTACGCCGCGGGGGGTGACCTCATCAGCATCGACGACCAACTCACCGGTGTCCGCCGCTTCGAGCTCGACCTCGCCAACCGGATCACGTCGGTCACCGGTCCCGACTGGTCCGAGGCCTACACCTACGATCCGATGGGCAACATCACCCGATCGATGACCGGCAACGCCGATGGCGAACGTCGCGAGTACGCCGGGAGTCTGCTCACCCGCTCCGGCCGCAACCGCTACCGCTACGACGCCCAGGGCCGCCTCGTCGGCCGCACCACCACCCGCCTCTCCCACAAGCCCGAGACCTGGGCCTACGAATGGGACGCCGACGACCGCCTCACCGGCGTACGCACCCCCGACGGCACCCGCTGGCGCTATCTCTACGACATCCTCGGCCGACGCGTCGCCAAACGCCGCCTCAACGAGAGCGGCGATGTCACCGAAGAGATCCTCTTCGCCTGGGACGGAACCACCCTCGTCGAAGAGACCACCTCGGTCGGCTCACGGTCGTGGACCCACGACGGCCTCCGTCCCATCGCCCAGCTCGACCTGGCCGACGACGAGGTCGACACCCGCTTCTACTCCATCATCACCGACCTCGTCGGCACTCCCACTGAACTCGTCACCCCCGACGGCGACCTGGCATGGCACGCCAGGCGCACCCTCTGGGGCGCCCCGGTCCGAACGACGGCTGCGCTGACCCCTCTTCGCTTCCCGGGACAGTACGCCGATCCAGAAACCGGGCTTAGCTACAACCTCAACCGTTACTACGACCCGTCAACTGGCCGTTACGTCTCCCAGGATCCGCTCGGCCTTGAGCCAGCGCCGAACCCAACCACCTACGTTCACAACCCGACGACGGTCATTGACCCACTTGGCCTTTCGCCGTGTGACCCAGACCCATCGAACATCCCCCACGGCCCAGCCCCAGAGAACGCCTGGAAGGTGCTTGATCGGGTTGACGAGAAGGGCTCGCCGCTCGCTGGCTACAAGGGCGGGCGCGACTGGGGTAACGATGGCTCTCAAGACGCTCAGATCCTGCCTCGCACCAATGGCTCAGGCGATCCGATCACCTACAAGGAATGGGACCTGAACCCGAAGGTCAAAGGCGTGCCGCGCGACGGCGAGCGCTTGGTTACCGGTAGCGACGGATCGGCGTACTACACCACTGACCACTACAAGCACTTCATACGGATGAGATGA
- a CDS encoding barstar family protein, whose protein sequence is MTDILTALQRVTRANPFIRSDLASRELAVASYGWAEAGLTVRAVRGSKMRTEDQLFTEVSAALQFPYYFGENWPAFDECLADLEWLPRGSGFVFVVYEAEQVLADAPPRTFATFEKVVHRACDEFGEPIDDGESWDRPATPFHFVLQLPDGLGGHWRKQQLS, encoded by the coding sequence ATGACCGACATTCTCACTGCGCTGCAGCGCGTAACTCGTGCCAACCCGTTCATCAGGTCTGATCTTGCATCCCGAGAGTTGGCTGTGGCTTCGTATGGCTGGGCCGAAGCAGGGTTGACGGTTCGGGCTGTTCGCGGCTCGAAGATGCGGACGGAGGACCAGCTCTTCACCGAGGTCTCCGCTGCACTCCAGTTCCCGTACTACTTCGGTGAGAACTGGCCCGCCTTCGATGAGTGCCTCGCCGATCTTGAATGGCTCCCTAGAGGCTCGGGGTTCGTCTTCGTCGTCTACGAAGCCGAGCAAGTGCTCGCGGATGCCCCTCCCCGAACTTTCGCCACATTCGAGAAGGTGGTCCATCGCGCCTGCGATGAGTTCGGTGAACCTATCGACGATGGAGAGTCCTGGGACCGACCGGCGACACCATTCCACTTCGTCCTTCAACTGCCAGACGGACTCGGAGGACATTGGAGGAAACAACAGCTCTCGTGA
- a CDS encoding 5'-3' exonuclease, whose protein sequence is MNSSPRRLLLVVDAPSLLHRNHHARAHTRMVDRAGRPSWALHGMLRQILDSIDAFAPDAVLFGLDDRTASVRRDAYPDYKAGRAEKDPMLVEQLGRAGAMLDALGLATLTPPGLEADDVNASGAAWAVRNGWNCVVITSDRDAFALISEHTQVLRLINGGINGSPLLNPARLYAMYGVPASRYLEYAALRGDASDNLPGVSGIGEKTAAALLDQFGPMDGVWADISDNDGQKVTEVLDAWAASAGVRRIGSRVVRALSAPGARERYDFNLRMMTCHDDLDLRLTPDIPGTPGLLPLDIDRVTRVVGFLGVEATTAVAQRVLSTNPASTGS, encoded by the coding sequence ATGAACAGCTCGCCTCGCCGCCTCCTGCTCGTCGTCGACGCACCCTCGCTGCTCCACCGCAACCATCACGCTCGCGCACACACCCGGATGGTCGACCGTGCCGGCCGGCCCTCCTGGGCGCTGCACGGCATGCTGCGGCAGATCCTCGACTCGATCGACGCCTTCGCTCCGGACGCGGTGCTCTTCGGCCTCGACGACCGCACCGCGTCCGTACGCCGCGACGCCTATCCCGACTACAAGGCCGGGCGCGCCGAGAAGGACCCGATGCTCGTCGAGCAGCTCGGTCGCGCCGGTGCGATGCTCGACGCCCTCGGGCTCGCGACCCTCACTCCCCCGGGCCTGGAAGCCGACGACGTCAACGCCTCCGGCGCGGCGTGGGCGGTCCGCAACGGGTGGAACTGCGTCGTGATCACCTCCGACCGCGACGCGTTCGCGCTGATCAGCGAGCACACCCAGGTCCTACGGCTGATCAACGGCGGGATCAACGGCTCTCCCCTGCTCAACCCCGCCCGCCTATATGCGATGTACGGCGTTCCCGCCTCTCGCTACCTCGAGTACGCCGCCCTCCGCGGCGACGCCAGCGACAACCTGCCGGGCGTGAGCGGCATCGGGGAGAAGACCGCCGCCGCGCTCCTGGACCAGTTCGGCCCGATGGACGGCGTCTGGGCCGACATCTCGGACAACGACGGGCAGAAGGTGACGGAGGTCCTCGACGCGTGGGCGGCTTCCGCCGGCGTACGCCGCATCGGCTCGCGCGTCGTCCGCGCCCTCTCCGCCCCCGGCGCGCGCGAGCGCTACGACTTCAACCTGCGGATGATGACCTGCCACGACGACCTCGACCTCCGCCTCACCCCCGACATCCCCGGCACCCCCGGCCTCCTCCCCCTCGACATCGACCGGGTCACCCGGGTCGTCGGCTTCCTCGGTGTCGAGGCAACCACGGCTGTCGCGCAGCGCGTGCTGAGCACCAACCCCGCCTCGACGGGCTCGTAG